A genomic region of Mycolicibacterium poriferae contains the following coding sequences:
- a CDS encoding PGRS repeat-containing protein — MSIGLTVPFAAGAAPTPPTPGHLSISLGGEVKHQEGTATAVSVGAGADDWSSESSAIARGANARAEVRDDQSVAEATGDRATAVVTGTRSWAVVRGAGASATVAGSHNRARVEGDGVAVGINDGSQNRIDAEGSNFALAVLGSGNVVDFTNVHGGSYSVIGLHTISCRNGTVVCSPSPNTGVTGRRTLALALLTTPRGPLFGLFGNGVDAAADCTGDACNGGRGGLIWGNGGTGANGGFGGAAGLFGVGGVGAAATATTAAGNGGQGGLLIGAGGNGGAANAVFTTAGDGGDAGLLGRGGAGGTSTATFGTGGNGGQGGLLGGNGGRGGDATGNRGTGGDGGDAVAAGSGGDGGCGCGGGSADSTRGGDGGKGGSLTGHGGRGGDAVATTTAIGGKGGAATGTGNGGRGGDAVATDPDYGVAVGGDGGNAGRYGDGGDGGTGTGTYAGIGGDGGDGGSRAGDGGDGGLGVGDDEDGIGGGGDGGDAIGTGDGGDGADGHGWSGSGGDGGDGNGRTGDGGDGGDGDSRDGTDGSSGDSAGSSGGTAGSSGGTAGSSGGTAD, encoded by the coding sequence ATGAGTATCGGACTCACCGTGCCGTTCGCTGCCGGCGCGGCGCCCACTCCCCCCACCCCGGGTCACCTGTCCATCTCCTTGGGCGGCGAAGTCAAACACCAGGAAGGCACCGCAACGGCCGTCTCGGTCGGCGCAGGAGCCGACGATTGGTCGTCGGAGAGCTCGGCCATCGCCAGGGGCGCCAACGCCAGGGCGGAAGTGCGTGACGATCAGTCGGTCGCCGAAGCCACCGGCGACCGCGCCACCGCCGTGGTGACCGGAACGCGTAGCTGGGCCGTCGTGCGGGGAGCCGGCGCCAGCGCGACCGTCGCCGGTTCGCACAACCGCGCCAGGGTCGAGGGAGACGGCGTCGCCGTCGGCATCAACGACGGGTCGCAGAACCGCATCGATGCCGAGGGCTCCAATTTCGCGTTGGCAGTCCTGGGCTCGGGAAACGTCGTCGACTTCACGAACGTGCACGGCGGCAGTTACAGCGTGATCGGCCTGCACACGATCTCCTGCCGCAACGGCACTGTCGTGTGCTCCCCCTCACCCAACACCGGGGTGACCGGGCGTCGGACACTGGCGCTGGCACTCCTGACAACGCCTCGCGGGCCGCTGTTCGGGCTGTTCGGCAACGGTGTCGATGCCGCGGCGGACTGCACCGGCGACGCGTGCAACGGCGGGCGCGGCGGACTCATCTGGGGTAACGGCGGCACCGGCGCCAACGGTGGTTTCGGCGGTGCGGCCGGGTTGTTCGGTGTCGGCGGAGTGGGTGCGGCAGCCACCGCGACCACGGCGGCGGGCAACGGCGGTCAGGGCGGACTGCTGATCGGTGCCGGCGGCAACGGTGGCGCCGCCAATGCTGTCTTCACCACCGCAGGTGACGGCGGCGATGCCGGCCTGCTGGGCCGCGGCGGTGCCGGCGGCACGTCCACGGCGACGTTCGGCACCGGCGGTAACGGCGGTCAGGGTGGTCTCCTCGGCGGCAACGGCGGGCGGGGTGGCGACGCGACCGGCAACCGCGGCACGGGCGGCGACGGCGGCGACGCCGTGGCCGCCGGGAGCGGTGGCGACGGCGGCTGCGGGTGCGGAGGCGGGTCCGCCGACTCCACCCGTGGTGGGGACGGCGGCAAGGGCGGATCGCTGACCGGGCACGGGGGACGCGGCGGCGACGCGGTAGCCACCACCACGGCGATCGGCGGAAAGGGTGGTGCCGCCACCGGCACCGGCAACGGTGGGCGTGGCGGCGATGCGGTTGCCACCGATCCGGACTACGGCGTCGCCGTCGGCGGGGACGGCGGAAACGCCGGGCGCTACGGCGACGGCGGCGACGGGGGCACCGGCACCGGCACCTACGCCGGCATCGGCGGGGACGGCGGAGACGGCGGATCGCGCGCCGGGGACGGCGGAGACGGCGGCCTGGGAGTCGGGGACGACGAGGACGGCATCGGCGGCGGCGGTGACGGCGGCGACGCGATCGGGACCGGTGACGGCGGGGACGGCGCCGACGGTCACGGCTGGTCGGGATCCGGCGGAGACGGCGGCGACGGCAACGGCCGTACCGGTGACGGCGGCGACGGTGGGGACGGCGACAGCCGCGACGGCACCGACGGCAGCTCGGGTGACAGCGCCGGCAGCTCGGGCGGCACCGCCGGCAGCTCGGGCGGCACCGCCGGCAGCTCGGGCGGCACCGCCGACTGA
- a CDS encoding TetR/AcrR family transcriptional regulator, translating into MTGSERRQQLIEIAKSLFAERGYDGTSIEEIALRANVSKPVVYEHFGGKEGLYAVVVDREMSALLDGITSSLTNNRSRVRVERVALALLTYVEQHTDGFRILIRDSPASITSGTYSTLLNDAVSQVASILAGDFSRRGLDPDLAPLYAQALVGSVSMTAQWWLDVREPKKEVVAAHLVNLCWNGLTHLESDPVLHQE; encoded by the coding sequence ATGACCGGTAGTGAACGTCGCCAGCAGCTCATCGAGATCGCCAAGTCGTTGTTCGCCGAGCGGGGCTACGACGGCACCTCGATCGAGGAGATCGCGTTGCGGGCCAACGTCTCCAAACCGGTCGTCTACGAGCACTTCGGCGGCAAAGAGGGTCTCTACGCCGTGGTCGTGGACCGGGAGATGTCCGCGCTGCTCGACGGCATCACGTCCTCGCTGACCAACAACCGGTCGCGGGTGCGCGTCGAACGGGTGGCCCTGGCACTACTGACCTACGTCGAACAGCACACCGACGGCTTCCGCATCCTGATCCGGGACTCCCCGGCCAGCATCACCTCGGGCACCTATTCGACCCTGCTCAACGACGCGGTCAGCCAGGTGGCCTCGATCCTGGCCGGCGACTTCTCCCGGCGCGGCCTGGACCCCGACCTGGCCCCGCTGTACGCCCAGGCGCTGGTCGGCTCGGTGTCGATGACCGCGCAGTGGTGGCTCGACGTGCGGGAGCCGAAGAAGGAGGTGGTGGCCGCACATCTGGTGAACCTGTGCTGGAACGGGCTGACCCATCTGGAATCCGACCCGGTGCTGCACCAGGAGTAG
- the glmU gene encoding bifunctional UDP-N-acetylglucosamine diphosphorylase/glucosamine-1-phosphate N-acetyltransferase GlmU: MSEAAVLILAAGAGTRMKSDTPKVLHTLAGRSMLAHSLHAVTKVAPRHLVVVAGRDRERVAPAALDIGRDLGRDVQIAVQEEQLGTGHAVVCGLSALPEDFTGVVVVTAGDVPLLDAATLAELVATHSAEAALVTVLTTTLPDPTGYGRVLRTQDGDVIGIVEQADATPSQQAITEVNAGVYAFDIAALRSALSRLSADNAQHELYLTDVIAIVRADGHLVRAHHVDDASLVAGVNDRVQLSELAAELNRRLVAAHQRNGVTVIDPASTWIDVDVMIGRDTVVRPGTQLLGGTRIGSRCDIGPDTTLTDVTVGDAAEVVRTHATSAEIGDEATVGPFTYLRPGSKLGSAGKLGAFVETKNAAIGAGSKVPHLTYVGDADIGEHSNIGASSVFVNYDGETKSRTTIGSHVRTGSDTMFVAPVTVGDGAYTGAGTVIRDDVPPGALAVSAGPQRNIEGWVQRRRPGSAAAEAARLAAERAADTASSEGES, encoded by the coding sequence ATGAGTGAGGCCGCCGTCCTGATTCTCGCTGCAGGAGCGGGCACCCGGATGAAGTCCGACACCCCCAAGGTGCTGCACACCCTGGCCGGGCGCAGCATGCTCGCCCATTCGCTGCACGCGGTGACGAAGGTGGCGCCGCGCCACCTGGTGGTCGTCGCGGGCCGCGACCGGGAACGCGTGGCGCCCGCCGCCCTCGACATCGGCAGGGACCTGGGCCGCGACGTGCAGATCGCCGTGCAGGAAGAGCAGCTGGGCACAGGTCACGCCGTGGTCTGCGGGCTCAGCGCGCTGCCCGAGGACTTCACCGGGGTCGTCGTCGTGACCGCGGGGGACGTACCGCTGCTCGACGCCGCGACCCTGGCCGAGCTGGTGGCCACCCACAGCGCCGAAGCGGCGCTGGTCACGGTGCTGACCACCACCCTGCCCGACCCGACCGGCTACGGCCGGGTGCTGCGCACCCAGGACGGCGACGTCATCGGCATCGTCGAACAGGCAGACGCCACCCCGTCGCAGCAGGCGATCACCGAGGTCAACGCCGGGGTGTACGCCTTCGACATCGCTGCGCTGCGCTCGGCGCTGAGCCGGCTGAGCGCCGACAACGCCCAGCACGAGTTGTACCTGACCGACGTCATCGCGATCGTGCGCGCCGACGGTCACCTGGTGCGCGCCCACCACGTCGACGACGCCTCGCTGGTCGCCGGCGTCAACGACCGTGTGCAGCTGTCCGAGCTGGCGGCCGAACTGAACCGGCGCCTGGTGGCGGCCCATCAACGCAACGGGGTGACGGTCATCGACCCGGCCTCGACGTGGATCGACGTCGACGTCATGATCGGCCGCGACACCGTCGTGCGGCCCGGCACCCAGCTGCTCGGCGGCACCCGCATAGGGTCGCGCTGCGACATCGGCCCGGACACGACGCTGACGGACGTGACGGTCGGCGACGCCGCCGAGGTCGTACGCACCCACGCCACGTCGGCGGAGATCGGTGACGAGGCCACCGTCGGCCCCTTCACCTACCTGCGCCCCGGCAGCAAGCTGGGCAGCGCCGGCAAGCTCGGCGCGTTCGTCGAGACCAAGAACGCCGCGATCGGCGCCGGCAGCAAGGTGCCGCACCTGACCTACGTCGGCGACGCCGACATCGGTGAACACAGCAACATCGGCGCCTCCAGCGTCTTCGTCAACTACGACGGGGAGACGAAGTCGCGCACCACGATCGGCTCGCATGTGCGGACCGGCTCGGACACCATGTTCGTCGCCCCGGTCACGGTCGGCGACGGCGCCTACACCGGCGCGGGCACCGTGATCCGCGACGACGTGCCGCCCGGGGCGCTGGCCGTGTCGGCGGGCCCGCAACGCAACATCGAAGGCTGGGTGCAGCGCAGACGCCCGGGCAGCGCCGCGGCCGAAGCTGCTCGACTGGCCGCCGAACGGGCCGCGGACACCGCCTCGTCTGAGGGCGAGAGCTAG
- a CDS encoding DUF2254 domain-containing protein — MPSGRPAEVMQVRVWSAVNRRRTWMLDAIRTRLWPVPTMAIAVAIVAGLLLPELDQMLDGAMPAEVSRWIFGGGPAAARDLLAAIAGSVMTVTSLTFSLTLVTLQLASSQFSPRLLRTFARDRFVQRTLGLFVATFAYALTVLRTVRDSDNGGTVFVPQISVTVGFLLAVISVITLVLFLGHLVRLIRVETLLGSVLNEALRNAEASLEQLDESSDNHSAPAPPRDAVPVAGSGTGFLTGVDAQPVVGAAADAGAVVALQRKPGDWVVQGTPVALVWAAGGGRLDDDDLSAVRDCVTDAVRVGDERTPVQDIGYAVRQLTDVVVKALSPGINDPTTAVHGIGHLSALLCRLADRRLGPSVYCDDDDVVRVVVEGPHLAELLDEAVTQPRHYGAEDAAVLAAITRLLRDLAWCAGSRHHSAIDNQLTRMRRTVAGQDFDPAEREMLEGLALATEEALAGRWRRPDVV, encoded by the coding sequence ATGCCGAGCGGCCGTCCCGCGGAGGTGATGCAGGTGCGCGTCTGGTCGGCGGTCAACCGCCGCAGAACGTGGATGCTCGACGCGATCCGGACCCGGCTGTGGCCGGTGCCGACGATGGCCATCGCGGTGGCCATCGTCGCCGGTCTGCTGCTGCCCGAGCTCGATCAGATGCTCGACGGTGCGATGCCCGCGGAGGTCTCGAGGTGGATCTTCGGCGGGGGCCCCGCGGCGGCGCGCGACCTGCTGGCAGCCATCGCCGGCTCGGTGATGACGGTGACGTCGCTGACGTTCTCGCTGACCCTGGTGACGTTGCAGCTGGCCAGCAGCCAGTTCTCGCCGCGGCTGTTGCGCACCTTCGCCCGGGACAGGTTCGTGCAGCGCACGCTCGGGCTGTTCGTGGCTACTTTCGCCTACGCGTTGACGGTGCTGCGGACCGTGCGCGACAGCGACAACGGCGGCACGGTGTTCGTGCCGCAGATCTCGGTGACGGTCGGCTTTCTGCTCGCGGTGATCAGCGTGATCACGTTGGTGCTGTTCCTCGGGCATCTGGTGCGGCTCATCCGGGTGGAGACGCTGCTCGGCTCGGTGCTCAACGAAGCCCTGCGCAACGCCGAGGCCAGCCTCGAGCAGCTGGACGAATCGTCTGACAACCATTCGGCGCCCGCGCCGCCCCGGGACGCGGTGCCGGTCGCCGGCAGCGGGACGGGTTTCCTCACCGGGGTCGACGCCCAACCCGTGGTCGGCGCCGCGGCCGACGCCGGGGCGGTCGTCGCGCTGCAACGCAAGCCCGGGGACTGGGTGGTCCAGGGCACCCCGGTGGCGCTGGTGTGGGCGGCCGGCGGTGGACGCCTCGACGACGACGACCTTTCGGCGGTGCGCGACTGTGTGACCGATGCGGTGCGGGTCGGCGACGAGCGCACGCCGGTGCAGGACATCGGCTACGCGGTGCGGCAGTTGACCGACGTGGTGGTCAAGGCGCTCTCGCCCGGTATCAACGATCCGACCACGGCGGTGCACGGCATCGGTCACCTGTCGGCGCTGCTGTGCCGGCTGGCCGACCGTCGGCTCGGCCCCTCCGTGTATTGCGATGACGACGACGTGGTGCGGGTGGTGGTCGAGGGTCCGCACCTGGCTGAGCTGCTCGACGAGGCGGTGACCCAGCCGCGCCATTACGGCGCCGAGGACGCCGCGGTACTCGCGGCCATCACCCGGCTGCTGCGTGATCTGGCCTGGTGTGCAGGCTCGCGGCATCACTCGGCCATCGACAACCAGCTGACCCGGATGCGACGCACCGTCGCCGGTCAGGACTTCGACCCCGCCGAGCGGGAGATGCTCGAGGGGTTGGCGCTGGCCACCGAGGAGGCGCTGGCCGGCCGCTGGCGCCGTCCCGACGTCGTCTAG
- a CDS encoding ribose-phosphate diphosphokinase, protein MSHDWTDNRKNLMLFSGRAHPELAEQVAKELDVPVTAQTARDFANGEIFVRFDESVRGCDAFVLQSHPWPLNQWLMEQLLMIDALKRGSAKRITAILPFYPYARQDKKHRGREPISARLVADLLKTAGADRIVTVDLHTDQIQGFFDGPVDHMRAQKLLTGYIAENYADHDMVVVSPDSGRVRVAEKWADSLGGVPLAFIHKTRDPLVPNQVKSNRVVGDVAGKTCILTDDMIDTGGTIAGAVRLLKADGAADVVIAATHGVLSDPAPQRLADSGAREVIVTNTLPISEDKMFPQLTVLSIAPLLANTIRAVFENGSVTGLFDGSA, encoded by the coding sequence GTGAGCCACGACTGGACTGACAACCGCAAGAACCTGATGCTGTTCTCGGGTCGCGCGCATCCCGAACTGGCCGAGCAGGTCGCCAAGGAACTCGACGTTCCGGTCACCGCCCAAACGGCCCGGGATTTCGCCAACGGCGAGATCTTCGTCCGCTTCGACGAATCCGTGCGCGGATGTGACGCGTTCGTGCTGCAGAGCCACCCCTGGCCGCTGAACCAGTGGCTGATGGAACAGCTGCTGATGATCGACGCACTCAAGCGCGGCAGCGCCAAGCGCATCACCGCGATCCTGCCGTTCTACCCCTACGCCCGCCAGGACAAGAAGCACCGCGGCCGCGAACCGATCTCGGCGCGGCTGGTCGCCGACCTGCTCAAGACGGCCGGCGCCGACCGCATCGTGACCGTCGATCTGCACACCGACCAGATCCAGGGTTTCTTCGACGGCCCGGTCGACCACATGCGCGCCCAGAAACTGCTGACCGGCTACATCGCCGAGAACTACGCCGACCACGACATGGTCGTCGTCTCCCCCGACTCCGGCCGGGTGCGGGTGGCCGAGAAGTGGGCCGACTCGCTGGGCGGTGTGCCGCTGGCGTTCATCCACAAGACCCGTGACCCGCTGGTGCCCAACCAGGTCAAGTCCAACCGCGTCGTCGGTGACGTGGCAGGCAAGACGTGCATCCTGACCGACGACATGATCGACACCGGCGGCACGATCGCCGGGGCGGTGCGGCTGCTCAAGGCCGACGGCGCGGCTGATGTCGTCATCGCCGCCACCCACGGGGTGCTGTCCGACCCGGCGCCGCAGCGCCTCGCCGACAGCGGCGCCCGCGAGGTCATCGTCACCAACACGCTGCCGATCAGCGAAGACAAGATGTTCCCGCAGCTCACGGTCCTGTCGATCGCGCCGCTGCTGGCCAACACCATTCGCGCGGTGTTCGAGAACGGTTCGGTGACAGGGCTTTTCGACGGCTCGGCCTGA
- the arsC gene encoding arsenate reductase (glutaredoxin) (This arsenate reductase requires both glutathione and glutaredoxin to convert arsenate to arsenite, after which the efflux transporter formed by ArsA and ArsB can extrude the arsenite from the cell, providing resistance.), with the protein MTARIYHNPKCSTSRKTLELLRDNGVEPEVVLYLKNPPSRAELETLIADAGIDVRTAVRKRESLYSDLGLADASDDQLLDAMAENPILIERPFVVTDNGTRLARPLDNVREIL; encoded by the coding sequence ATGACGGCGCGGATCTACCACAACCCGAAGTGCTCGACGTCGCGTAAGACCCTGGAGTTGTTGCGCGACAACGGTGTCGAGCCCGAGGTCGTGCTGTATCTGAAGAACCCGCCGTCGCGTGCCGAGCTCGAGACACTGATCGCCGACGCCGGCATCGACGTGCGCACCGCGGTGCGTAAGCGCGAATCGCTCTACAGCGATCTGGGCCTGGCCGACGCGTCCGACGACCAGCTGCTCGACGCGATGGCCGAGAACCCGATCCTGATCGAGCGCCCTTTCGTGGTGACCGACAACGGCACCCGGCTCGCCCGCCCCCTCGACAACGTCCGCGAGATCCTGTGA
- a CDS encoding LpqN/LpqT family lipoprotein encodes MTLRWALAAALGALVVSGCATEAPDYQSVWSSPSAAPAAPAPDLVPLSKYLEDSGVVGQPVSPEMLEDLTVSMPTPAGWQPYQDSSLSPGTRMIAKGNTYPTAMLMVFELDGEFDVAEALTHADDDAQMSQNFRMLNSSTKDYKGFPSTMIEGSYDLAGNRMHTYNRVVIATGAPPARKRYLVQFTVTGYAEQAVADAPDMEKIIEGFTVSVPGAAPATR; translated from the coding sequence GTGACGCTGCGGTGGGCGCTGGCGGCCGCGCTGGGGGCGCTGGTGGTCTCCGGGTGTGCGACCGAGGCACCGGACTACCAGTCGGTGTGGTCGTCACCCAGCGCGGCGCCGGCCGCCCCGGCGCCGGACCTGGTTCCGCTGTCCAAGTACCTCGAAGACTCCGGGGTCGTCGGGCAGCCGGTGTCGCCGGAGATGCTCGAGGACCTGACGGTGTCGATGCCGACCCCCGCGGGCTGGCAGCCCTACCAGGACAGCAGCCTTTCGCCGGGCACCCGGATGATCGCCAAGGGCAACACCTACCCGACGGCGATGCTGATGGTGTTCGAACTCGACGGGGAGTTCGACGTCGCCGAGGCTCTGACCCATGCCGACGACGACGCCCAGATGTCGCAGAACTTCCGGATGCTCAATTCCTCCACCAAGGACTACAAGGGCTTCCCGTCGACGATGATCGAGGGCAGCTACGACCTGGCCGGCAACCGCATGCACACCTACAACCGGGTCGTCATCGCCACCGGAGCGCCCCCGGCGCGCAAACGCTACCTGGTCCAGTTCACGGTCACCGGCTACGCCGAACAGGCCGTCGCCGACGCCCCCGACATGGAGAAGATCATCGAGGGCTTCACCGTCTCGGTGCCCGGCGCCGCACCCGCAACCCGGTGA
- a CDS encoding oxidoreductase — MTEWTAADLPSFAGRTVIVTGANSGLGLITARELTRAGARTILAVRNVDKGTAAAADMSGDVEVRRLDLQDLSSIRDFAEGFTLSGDRVDVLVNNAGIMAVPYALTADGFESQIGTNHLGHFALTNMLLPVITDRVVTVSSMMHLFGYISLTDLNWKSRPYLAWPAYGQSKLANLLFTSELQRRLSAAGSPLKAHAAHPGYSATNLQGHTGSRWGSRMAGLGNKVMATDADFGARQTLYAVSAELPGDSFIGPRFAMRGPTGPSPRSPLARRQSTARALWTLSEQLTATEFPL; from the coding sequence ATGACCGAGTGGACCGCCGCCGATCTGCCCTCCTTCGCCGGCCGCACCGTCATCGTCACCGGCGCGAACAGCGGCCTCGGGCTCATCACCGCCCGCGAACTGACCCGCGCCGGCGCCCGGACCATTCTCGCGGTACGCAACGTCGACAAGGGCACCGCGGCCGCCGCGGACATGTCCGGCGACGTCGAGGTACGCCGGCTGGACCTGCAGGACCTGTCGTCGATCCGGGATTTCGCGGAAGGCTTCACGCTCTCCGGCGACAGGGTCGACGTGCTGGTCAACAATGCCGGCATCATGGCGGTGCCCTACGCCCTGACCGCCGACGGTTTCGAGAGCCAGATCGGCACCAACCACCTCGGTCACTTCGCGCTGACCAACATGCTGCTGCCCGTCATCACCGACCGGGTGGTCACCGTGTCCTCGATGATGCATCTGTTCGGCTACATCAGCTTGACCGACCTGAACTGGAAGTCGCGGCCCTACCTCGCCTGGCCCGCCTACGGTCAGTCCAAGCTGGCGAACCTGCTGTTCACCAGCGAACTGCAGCGCCGACTCTCCGCGGCGGGGTCACCGCTGAAGGCGCATGCCGCCCATCCCGGCTATTCGGCGACGAACCTGCAGGGACACACCGGCAGCCGGTGGGGCTCCCGGATGGCCGGCCTCGGCAACAAGGTGATGGCCACCGACGCCGACTTCGGCGCCCGCCAGACGCTTTATGCGGTGTCCGCTGAACTGCCGGGCGACAGCTTCATCGGCCCGAGGTTCGCCATGCGGGGACCGACCGGCCCGTCCCCGCGTAGCCCGCTGGCCCGCAGGCAGTCCACGGCGCGGGCGCTGTGGACACTGTCCGAGCAGCTCACCGCCACCGAATTTCCGCTCTGA
- a CDS encoding 50S ribosomal protein L25/general stress protein Ctc, whose amino-acid sequence MATNNLTASVRTETGKGASRRARREGRVPAVLYGHGTDPRHLELDGHDFAAVLRNAGTNALLTLDIDGEEQLALPKALDIHPIRRTITHADLIVVRRGEKVTVEVNVVVEGEAAPGTLVTQDANTIEIEADPTSIPQQFTVSVEGAEEGTQITAGDVALPAGVSLVSDAEMLVVNVVEAPSEEELEAEGAGEEGEAAAEADTETEGDEAAEESASDSE is encoded by the coding sequence ATGGCCACCAACAATCTGACCGCATCGGTCCGCACCGAGACCGGCAAGGGCGCCTCACGCCGCGCCCGCCGCGAAGGTCGCGTCCCCGCCGTGCTGTACGGCCACGGCACCGACCCCCGCCACCTCGAGCTGGACGGCCACGACTTCGCCGCCGTGCTGCGCAACGCCGGCACCAACGCCCTGCTCACCCTCGACATCGACGGCGAAGAGCAGCTCGCGCTGCCCAAGGCGCTCGACATCCACCCGATCCGCCGCACCATCACCCATGCCGACCTCATCGTGGTCCGCCGCGGCGAGAAGGTGACCGTCGAGGTCAACGTCGTCGTCGAGGGCGAAGCCGCACCCGGCACGCTGGTCACCCAGGATGCCAACACCATCGAGATCGAGGCCGACCCGACCTCGATTCCCCAGCAGTTCACCGTGTCGGTGGAAGGCGCCGAAGAGGGCACGCAGATCACCGCCGGTGACGTCGCGCTGCCCGCTGGTGTGTCGCTGGTCTCCGACGCGGAGATGCTGGTCGTCAACGTCGTCGAGGCGCCGAGCGAAGAAGAGCTCGAGGCCGAGGGCGCCGGTGAGGAAGGCGAGGCTGCGGCCGAGGCCGACACCGAGACCGAGGGTGACGAGGCGGCCGAGGAATCGGCATCCGACTCCGAATAG
- the pth gene encoding aminoacyl-tRNA hydrolase yields the protein MADPLLVVGLGNPGPNYAKTRHNVGFMVADILAGRLGDGFKVHKKSGAEVATGRLAGRSVVLAKPRVYMNESGRQVGPLAKFYSVSPADIVVIHDELDIDFGRIRLKRGGGEGGHNGLRSVASALGTKDFQRVRIGIGRPPGRQDPAAYVLQPFSTGERDEVPTICEQAADATELLIAEGLEPAQNTVHAWG from the coding sequence ATGGCCGATCCGCTCCTGGTGGTCGGCCTGGGCAATCCCGGGCCGAACTACGCCAAGACCCGGCACAACGTGGGGTTCATGGTGGCCGACATCCTGGCCGGCCGCCTCGGCGACGGCTTCAAGGTGCACAAGAAGTCGGGCGCCGAGGTGGCCACCGGGCGGCTCGCCGGCCGCTCGGTGGTGCTCGCCAAACCGCGGGTGTACATGAACGAATCCGGCCGGCAGGTGGGCCCGCTGGCCAAGTTCTATTCGGTGTCCCCCGCCGACATCGTCGTCATCCACGACGAACTCGACATCGATTTCGGCCGCATCCGGCTCAAGCGGGGAGGCGGCGAAGGTGGGCACAACGGTCTGCGTTCGGTGGCGTCAGCGCTGGGCACCAAGGACTTTCAGCGGGTACGCATCGGCATCGGCAGGCCCCCGGGACGTCAGGACCCGGCCGCGTATGTTCTGCAGCCGTTCAGCACCGGGGAACGCGACGAGGTACCCACGATCTGCGAGCAGGCCGCCGACGCGACCGAGCTGCTGATCGCCGAGGGACTGGAACCGGCCCAGAACACCGTGCACGCCTGGGGTTAA
- a CDS encoding epoxyqueuosine reductase translates to MTAKLPPRLADHPTVRAVRARPTTRPGPLDAAWLRQVCLDAGVDDVGFAAVDDPALGDERAHAQAALPGAVSYLSLVVKMNRDNVRSTARSVANQEFHRSGEIMNEAAHRITRVLQDAGYRVVNPSATFPMEMDRFPGRIWVIAHKPVAVAAGMGVMGIHRNVIHPRFGNFVLLGTILVAAPITEYSRPLDYSPCLECKLCVAACPVGAIKKDGDFDFMACSVHNYREFMGGFTDWVQTVADSADAADFRSRVTDSENASMWQSLSFKANYKAAYCLAVCPAGEDVIEPYLDDRKGFMDLVLKPLQDKVETLYVLPNSDAEQHARRRYPHKPVKTVDSGLNLR, encoded by the coding sequence GTGACCGCCAAGCTGCCGCCCCGCCTCGCCGACCACCCCACCGTGCGAGCAGTACGCGCCCGCCCGACGACCCGCCCGGGTCCTCTGGACGCCGCGTGGTTGCGGCAGGTGTGCCTGGATGCCGGGGTCGACGACGTCGGCTTCGCCGCGGTCGACGACCCCGCACTCGGCGATGAACGCGCCCATGCGCAGGCGGCGCTACCGGGCGCGGTCAGCTACCTGTCGCTGGTGGTCAAGATGAATCGCGACAACGTGCGCTCGACCGCGCGCAGCGTTGCCAACCAGGAGTTCCACCGCAGCGGCGAGATCATGAACGAGGCGGCGCACCGCATCACCCGGGTGTTGCAGGATGCCGGGTACCGCGTGGTCAATCCCTCGGCGACGTTCCCGATGGAGATGGACCGCTTCCCGGGCCGGATCTGGGTGATCGCGCACAAGCCCGTCGCCGTAGCCGCCGGCATGGGCGTGATGGGCATCCACCGCAACGTCATCCACCCGCGGTTCGGCAACTTCGTGCTGCTCGGCACCATCCTGGTGGCCGCCCCGATCACGGAATACAGCCGGCCACTGGATTATTCGCCGTGTCTGGAGTGCAAGCTGTGTGTGGCGGCCTGCCCGGTCGGCGCGATCAAGAAGGACGGCGACTTCGACTTCATGGCCTGCTCGGTGCACAACTATCGCGAATTCATGGGCGGTTTCACCGACTGGGTCCAGACGGTCGCCGACAGTGCCGACGCCGCGGACTTCCGCTCCCGGGTGACGGATTCGGAGAACGCCTCGATGTGGCAGAGTCTGTCGTTCAAGGCCAACTACAAGGCCGCGTACTGCCTGGCGGTGTGCCCGGCCGGCGAGGACGTCATCGAACCGTATCTCGATGATCGCAAGGGATTCATGGACCTGGTTCTCAAACCCTTGCAGGACAAGGTCGAAACGCTGTACGTCCTGCCGAATTCCGACGCCGAGCAGCATGCGCGCAGGCGCTATCCCCACAAGCCGGTCAAGACCGTGGACAGCGGCCTGAACCTGCGTTAA